The following are encoded together in the Zingiber officinale cultivar Zhangliang chromosome 8A, Zo_v1.1, whole genome shotgun sequence genome:
- the LOC122009623 gene encoding probable membrane-associated kinase regulator 2 isoform X1 translates to MDSFGFLKYLRSSGSTGEAASAVAAGAGSTIAASVLCSSDDNEEEDDGGDDDGPFFDLEFAAVSDGDEEEGEERSGEEVNGAGEEIEREFNFAVSSSGGGDEVGFDTLSPSHDLLFKGKLVPFDPSSVVIAGGDVSEADPKPQFPAYFLRTATKFRVFLLGLRKPKLSPAEAEPTSEATAPMATAAPKKEQQQQNKFFIKFKVVDAPLVSFFSRDGGSRSYGGGLRAAKTPTEESAHIADSPTTEAEKKLVREMLQKYINKIKPLYVRVSRKYAERLRLTGHLPPADTVAAEPVALEAEETESEVTPPPPPSPAEEVAPPPTPAEETPAPPPQPVPAVVAGGGKILAAGLRVVYKRLGKSRSASAAVAAVPSPPPPPPPPRRRDDSLLQQQDGIQSAIAHCKRSFTVADQSSESPLARSMSDPGEGRADRNDASS, encoded by the exons ATGGATTCCTTCGGCTTCCTAAAATACTTACGCAGCAGCGGAAGCACCGGCGAGGCAGCCTCTGCTGTCGCTGCCGGAGCCGGATCTACCATCGCCGCCTCCGTCCTCTGTTCCTCGGATGATAACGAGGAGGAGGACGATGGCGGGGACGACGACGGTCCTTTCTTCGACCTCGAGTTCGCTGCCGTTTCGGACGGCGATGAAGAGGAGGGGGAGGAGAGGAGTGGCGAGGAGGTGAATGGCGCGGGGGAGGAGATTGAAAGGGAGTTTAACTTCGCTGTCAGCTCTAGTGGAGGCGGCGATGAGGTAGGCTTTGACACTTTGTCCCCCTCCCATGACTTGCTTTTTAAGGGAAAGCTCGTTCCTTTCGACCCTTCCTCCGTCGTCATCGCTGGCGGCGATGTTTCCGAGGCCGATCCCAAGCCCCAGTTTCCAGCGTATTTCCTCCGGACCGCCACCAAGTTCCGAGTCTTCTTGCTCGGACTCCGCAAGCCGAAGCTCTCTCCGGCGGAGGCCGAGCCTACGTCCGAAGCTACTGCCCCGATGGCGACGGCGGCCCCTAAAAAAGAGCAACAGCAGCAAAATAAGTTTTTTATCAAGTTCAAGGTGGTCGATGCCCCCTTAGTCTCTTTCTTCTCAAGGGACGGTGGTTCCCGGAGCTACGGCGGAGGCCTCCGAGCAGCAAAGACCCCGACGGAGGAGTCAGCTCACATCGCCGACTCACCGACCACGGAGGCAGAGAAGAAGCTGGTTCGAGAAATGCTACAGAAATATATCAACAAAATTAAGCCGCTCTACGTTCGCGTCTCGAGGAAGTACGCAGAGAGACTGAGGCTCACAGGCCATCTACCTCCTGCTGACACGGTGGCGGCGGAGCCGGTCGCTCTTGAAGCCGAGGAGACGGAATCCGAAGTTACACCACCACCTCCGCCATCACCAGCGGAGGAAGTAGCTCCGCCACCGACTCCGGCCGAAGAAACGCCGGCGCCTCCACCGCAGCCTGTACCAGCTGTGGTCGCAGGCGGCGGCAAAATTCTAGCAGCAGGGCTAAGAGTCGTCTACAAGCGGCTTGGGAAAAGCAGGTCCGCGTCGGCCGCCGTGGCGGCCGTCccttcgccgccgccgccgccgccgcctcctcgtCGGCGCGATGACTCGCTCCTCCAGCAGCAGGACGGGATTCAGAGCGCCATCGCGCACTGTAAGCGCTCGTTCACTGTCGCCGACCAAA GTTCCGAGTCGCCGCTTGCGCGATCGATGAGCGATCCCGGCGAAGGCAGAGCCGACCGGAATGACGCATCATCCTGA
- the LOC122009623 gene encoding probable membrane-associated kinase regulator 2 isoform X2 encodes MDSFGFLKYLRSSGSTGEAASAVAAGAGSTIAASVLCSSDDNEEEDDGGDDDGPFFDLEFAAVSDGDEEEGEERSGEEVNGAGEEIEREFNFAVSSSGGGDEVGFDTLSPSHDLLFKGKLVPFDPSSVVIAGGDVSEADPKPQFPAYFLRTATKFRVFLLGLRKPKLSPAEAEPTSEATAPMATAAPKKEQQQQNKFFIKFKVVDAPLVSFFSRDGGSRSYGGGLRAAKTPTEESAHIADSPTTEAEKKLVREMLQKYINKIKPLYVRVSRKYAERLRLTGHLPPADTVAAEPVALEAEETESEVTPPPPPSPAEEVAPPPTPAEETPAPPPQPVPAVVAGGGKILAAGLRVVYKRLGKSRSASAAVAAVPSPPPPPPPPRRRDDSLLQQQDGIQSAIAHCSESPLARSMSDPGEGRADRNDASS; translated from the exons ATGGATTCCTTCGGCTTCCTAAAATACTTACGCAGCAGCGGAAGCACCGGCGAGGCAGCCTCTGCTGTCGCTGCCGGAGCCGGATCTACCATCGCCGCCTCCGTCCTCTGTTCCTCGGATGATAACGAGGAGGAGGACGATGGCGGGGACGACGACGGTCCTTTCTTCGACCTCGAGTTCGCTGCCGTTTCGGACGGCGATGAAGAGGAGGGGGAGGAGAGGAGTGGCGAGGAGGTGAATGGCGCGGGGGAGGAGATTGAAAGGGAGTTTAACTTCGCTGTCAGCTCTAGTGGAGGCGGCGATGAGGTAGGCTTTGACACTTTGTCCCCCTCCCATGACTTGCTTTTTAAGGGAAAGCTCGTTCCTTTCGACCCTTCCTCCGTCGTCATCGCTGGCGGCGATGTTTCCGAGGCCGATCCCAAGCCCCAGTTTCCAGCGTATTTCCTCCGGACCGCCACCAAGTTCCGAGTCTTCTTGCTCGGACTCCGCAAGCCGAAGCTCTCTCCGGCGGAGGCCGAGCCTACGTCCGAAGCTACTGCCCCGATGGCGACGGCGGCCCCTAAAAAAGAGCAACAGCAGCAAAATAAGTTTTTTATCAAGTTCAAGGTGGTCGATGCCCCCTTAGTCTCTTTCTTCTCAAGGGACGGTGGTTCCCGGAGCTACGGCGGAGGCCTCCGAGCAGCAAAGACCCCGACGGAGGAGTCAGCTCACATCGCCGACTCACCGACCACGGAGGCAGAGAAGAAGCTGGTTCGAGAAATGCTACAGAAATATATCAACAAAATTAAGCCGCTCTACGTTCGCGTCTCGAGGAAGTACGCAGAGAGACTGAGGCTCACAGGCCATCTACCTCCTGCTGACACGGTGGCGGCGGAGCCGGTCGCTCTTGAAGCCGAGGAGACGGAATCCGAAGTTACACCACCACCTCCGCCATCACCAGCGGAGGAAGTAGCTCCGCCACCGACTCCGGCCGAAGAAACGCCGGCGCCTCCACCGCAGCCTGTACCAGCTGTGGTCGCAGGCGGCGGCAAAATTCTAGCAGCAGGGCTAAGAGTCGTCTACAAGCGGCTTGGGAAAAGCAGGTCCGCGTCGGCCGCCGTGGCGGCCGTCccttcgccgccgccgccgccgccgcctcctcgtCGGCGCGATGACTCGCTCCTCCAGCAGCAGGACGGGATTCAGAGCGCCATCGCGCACT GTTCCGAGTCGCCGCTTGCGCGATCGATGAGCGATCCCGGCGAAGGCAGAGCCGACCGGAATGACGCATCATCCTGA